One genomic segment of Desulfurispora thermophila DSM 16022 includes these proteins:
- a CDS encoding phage holin family protein: MNWLLPFVLSALSLLLADYLVPGIHFSGIGAALVAAVVLGVVNTLLRPLLIILTLPLSVLTLGIFVLVINGVCFALTAALVPGFQVYSFGGAFWGALTTGILNWLIQTLFWKRGE; this comes from the coding sequence ATGAACTGGCTGTTGCCCTTTGTTTTGAGCGCCCTGTCCCTGCTGCTGGCTGATTATCTGGTACCCGGCATACACTTTTCAGGTATCGGTGCGGCTCTGGTGGCGGCAGTGGTCCTGGGAGTGGTCAACACACTGCTCCGGCCGCTACTGATTATTCTCACCCTGCCTCTTTCCGTCCTGACCCTGGGCATCTTCGTGCTGGTGATCAACGGGGTTTGCTTTGCCCTGACCGCCGCTCTGGTGCCGGGCTTTCAGGTCTACAGTTTCGGGGGCGCCTTCTGGGGAGCGCTCACCACCGGTATTCTCAACTGGCTGATCCAGACCCTATTCTGGAAACGGGGTGAATAA
- a CDS encoding acetyl-CoA hydrolase/transferase family protein gives MRTYMEEYKSKLVTADEAVKAVKSDTWIDYGTFMGQVVELDKALAKRKDELRNVKIRSAARVMGPPAVCMADPTKEHFIFNSGHFTVVDRRLSDYGLAYYIPLLFRDIESYHQYTEHPDVAMISVSPMDKHGFFNFGLNNVFSYATLKKAKTVIVEVNPNMPYVYGGHQECIHISEVDYIVEANWPLLPIPDLPPSDVDKKIAELILPHIEDGSCIQLGIGALPNFLGKIIAESDLKDLGVHSEMLCDSFVDMYESGRITGRRKNIDKGKMVFTFALGSQKLYDFIDRNPVVASYPVLYTNTPHIIAQNDKVVSINNALEVDLFGQVAAESSGPRHISGTGGQVDFIEGAALSRGGKAFIALQSTYTDKNGELKSRIRPTLEPGTIVTTTRSTVMYLVTEYGVTCLRGMSTWERAEALINLAHPKFREELIREAQRMNIWTPSNKRPTVAQAAI, from the coding sequence GTGCGTACCTATATGGAAGAATACAAATCTAAACTGGTAACCGCCGACGAAGCGGTTAAAGCGGTAAAATCCGACACCTGGATTGATTACGGCACTTTCATGGGCCAGGTGGTAGAACTGGACAAAGCTCTGGCCAAACGCAAAGATGAACTGCGTAATGTAAAAATCCGCTCGGCAGCCCGGGTAATGGGCCCACCGGCCGTATGCATGGCCGACCCGACCAAAGAACATTTCATTTTCAACAGCGGCCACTTCACGGTTGTTGATCGTCGCCTGAGCGACTACGGCCTGGCCTACTACATCCCGCTGCTTTTCCGGGATATTGAAAGCTATCATCAATATACCGAACATCCGGATGTGGCCATGATTTCGGTCAGCCCCATGGACAAGCACGGCTTCTTTAATTTCGGCCTGAACAACGTTTTCAGCTACGCCACCTTGAAAAAGGCCAAAACCGTCATTGTCGAAGTCAACCCCAATATGCCCTACGTTTACGGTGGCCACCAGGAATGCATTCACATCTCCGAGGTGGACTATATTGTGGAGGCCAACTGGCCACTCCTGCCCATTCCCGACCTGCCGCCCAGCGATGTGGACAAGAAGATCGCCGAGCTGATTCTGCCCCATATCGAAGACGGCAGTTGCATCCAGCTGGGCATTGGCGCCCTGCCCAATTTTCTGGGTAAAATCATCGCCGAGTCTGATTTAAAAGATCTGGGCGTACACAGTGAAATGCTTTGCGACTCCTTTGTGGATATGTACGAAAGCGGCCGCATTACCGGACGCCGCAAAAACATCGACAAGGGCAAGATGGTCTTCACCTTTGCCCTGGGCAGCCAGAAGCTGTATGACTTTATCGACCGCAACCCGGTAGTGGCCTCCTATCCGGTGTTATACACCAACACGCCGCATATCATTGCCCAGAACGATAAAGTTGTCTCCATCAACAATGCACTGGAAGTGGACCTGTTCGGCCAGGTGGCTGCGGAGTCTTCCGGCCCGCGCCATATCAGCGGTACGGGCGGCCAGGTGGACTTCATCGAGGGAGCGGCCCTTTCCCGGGGCGGCAAAGCCTTTATCGCGCTGCAATCTACTTATACCGACAAAAATGGCGAGCTCAAATCGCGCATCCGGCCCACACTGGAACCGGGCACCATCGTCACCACCACCCGCAGCACGGTGATGTACCTGGTCACCGAATATGGCGTGACCTGCCTGCGCGGCATGAGCACCTGGGAGAGAGCGGAAGCTTTGATCAATTTAGCTCATCCCAAATTCCGGGAGGAACTGATCCGGGAAGCCCAGCGCATGAACATCTGGACACCTTCCAACAAACGCCCCACCGTAGCCCAGGCAGCAATATAA
- a CDS encoding sigma-54 interaction domain-containing protein has translation MVGYIPCPPEIAEIIAENDYEAIIYVDQAGIIRWINKGYTDFIQLTQQDCIGKFVKDVFPQSKLLEAMQSGKPQYGELWELGGQQLIVHRWPIYCNGQLVGCLGKSVFRDQLDLAKKFAHRIQKLERELHGYRNALARESRAKYTTEQIIGQSEKITRLRAKILRIARTTSTVLITGESGTGKELIAHAIHNASNRSHMPFVRVNCTTIPEELLESELFGYEEGAFTGARKGGKLGKFELAQGGTIFLDEIGDISRTMQAKLLRVLQEREIERVGGTHSISVNVRVIAATNRNLEEMIRNQLFREDLYYRLNVVLLQPPPLRERKEDIPLLTEHLLHKICHRLSTKEKKVHPEVIDLFQKYDWPGNVRELENMLEQAVNLCDTDVLTPLDFPALLRRISFRSKREYKSLNQALAAAEKDILVNTLLQTGNNKKEAARLLGIHRSVLYRKLARHNLL, from the coding sequence ATGGTGGGTTATATTCCCTGTCCGCCGGAAATTGCCGAAATAATAGCCGAAAACGACTATGAAGCGATTATTTACGTTGATCAGGCGGGTATTATCCGCTGGATCAACAAGGGCTACACCGACTTTATACAACTGACCCAGCAGGATTGTATCGGTAAATTTGTCAAGGATGTTTTCCCCCAGAGCAAACTGCTGGAAGCCATGCAATCCGGCAAACCGCAGTACGGTGAGCTGTGGGAACTGGGAGGGCAACAGCTCATTGTGCACCGCTGGCCCATTTACTGTAACGGTCAGCTGGTGGGTTGCCTGGGGAAGAGTGTTTTCCGCGACCAGCTGGACCTGGCCAAAAAATTTGCCCATCGCATTCAAAAACTGGAAAGGGAGTTGCATGGCTACCGGAATGCCCTGGCCAGAGAAAGCCGGGCCAAGTACACAACCGAGCAGATCATCGGTCAGAGCGAAAAAATCACCCGCCTGCGGGCCAAAATTCTGCGCATTGCCCGCACCACCTCCACAGTGTTGATCACAGGTGAAAGTGGCACGGGCAAAGAGCTGATCGCCCACGCCATTCACAACGCTTCCAACCGCAGCCATATGCCCTTCGTCCGGGTCAACTGCACCACCATCCCGGAAGAACTGCTGGAATCCGAGCTCTTTGGCTATGAGGAAGGTGCCTTTACGGGAGCCAGAAAAGGGGGCAAGCTGGGCAAATTTGAACTGGCCCAGGGCGGCACCATATTTCTGGATGAAATAGGCGACATCAGCCGCACCATGCAGGCCAAGCTCTTGCGGGTGTTACAGGAAAGGGAAATCGAGCGGGTGGGCGGTACGCACTCCATCAGTGTCAATGTAAGAGTAATTGCCGCCACCAACCGCAACCTGGAAGAAATGATCCGCAACCAGCTCTTCCGGGAGGACCTGTACTACCGGCTGAACGTGGTACTGCTGCAGCCTCCACCCCTGCGAGAAAGAAAAGAGGATATTCCCCTGCTCACAGAGCACCTGCTGCACAAAATTTGCCACCGCCTGTCCACAAAAGAAAAAAAGGTGCATCCCGAGGTGATTGACCTGTTCCAAAAATACGACTGGCCCGGCAATGTGCGCGAGCTGGAAAATATGCTGGAGCAGGCGGTGAACCTTTGTGACACTGATGTTTTGACACCGCTTGATTTCCCGGCCCTGTTGCGCCGTATTTCCTTCCGGAGCAAGAGAGAATACAAGTCCCTGAACCAAGCGCTGGCCGCGGCTGAGAAGGATATTTTGGTCAACACCTTGCTGCAAACCGGTAATAACAAAAAAGAAGCCGCCCGCCTGCTGGGCATCCACCGCTCCGTGCTCTACCGCAAACTGGCCAGGCATAATTTATTATAA
- a CDS encoding tRNA 2-thiocytidine biosynthesis TtcA family protein, whose protein sequence is MKKSFLKHVLGKVKRAMVNFQMLQNGDRVAVGLSGGKDSGVLLYLLHQVWRTAPVDFQLYGIFLDLGFGMDTRPLQEFCARLGVPFIHQKTDIGEVVFETRQEKHPCALCANLRRGALNNKALELGCNKVALGHHMDDVVDTFFMSLFYNGQLRTFMPNTYLDRAGLHMIRPLVYLPQEYVVQIAAMAEVPVLENPCPASKNTKRQEVKQLVALLRQSYPELRERCISALHSADLQNLWGDIKRSNLKF, encoded by the coding sequence ATGAAGAAGAGTTTTTTAAAGCATGTATTGGGAAAAGTGAAGAGAGCCATGGTCAATTTTCAGATGTTGCAGAACGGTGACCGTGTAGCGGTGGGGCTGTCAGGGGGAAAAGACAGCGGCGTGCTCCTGTACCTGTTGCATCAGGTGTGGCGCACGGCGCCGGTGGATTTTCAACTTTATGGCATTTTTTTGGATCTGGGCTTTGGCATGGATACCAGGCCTTTGCAGGAGTTTTGCGCGCGTCTCGGCGTGCCCTTTATTCACCAGAAGACCGATATTGGCGAGGTTGTCTTTGAAACCCGGCAGGAAAAACACCCCTGCGCCCTTTGTGCCAATTTGCGACGGGGAGCGCTGAACAACAAGGCTCTGGAGCTGGGTTGCAACAAAGTGGCTCTGGGTCATCATATGGACGATGTGGTGGATACCTTCTTCATGAGCCTGTTTTACAATGGCCAGTTGCGCACTTTTATGCCCAACACGTATTTGGATAGAGCCGGTCTTCATATGATCCGGCCCCTGGTGTATTTGCCCCAGGAGTATGTGGTACAAATTGCTGCAATGGCGGAGGTGCCGGTTCTGGAAAATCCCTGCCCGGCCAGTAAAAATACTAAAAGGCAGGAAGTGAAACAACTGGTGGCTTTGCTGCGGCAAAGCTACCCCGAGTTGCGCGAAAGGTGCATTAGCGCCCTGCACAGTGCGGATTTGCAAAATTTGTGGGGAGATATCAAGAGATCAAACTTAAAATTCTGA